The Hevea brasiliensis isolate MT/VB/25A 57/8 chromosome 1, ASM3005281v1, whole genome shotgun sequence genome has a window encoding:
- the LOC131183144 gene encoding uncharacterized protein LOC131183144: protein MARDKGKGKAKIPTYSSSDSTDASVPASPPPQKDAPLVIGKSKETPKKRTSEPVQEKGTKKKKTSKAPVVHMERAIHEPSKEGSGKDMSDSESEAEPETPAPAAPGKGKGKIAPKEQSSKQKEQTGKPSGKKAKTGKKSTAESGTTAVTELAAGPIVPLTPGTELAAAILQTLSDKPVKPKKLKMAAPKPIRSSITVLTVYSLHLD from the exons ATGGCGCGGGACAAAGGAAAAGGGAAAGCCAAAATCCCCACATATTCATCATCGGACTCCACTGACGCAAGTGTTCCTGCGTCACCTCCTCCACAAAAAGATGCTCCTCTGGTAATTGGTAAATCAAAAGAAACACCCAAGAAAAGAACCAGTGAGCCAGTTCAAGAAAagggaaccaaaaagaaaaagacttcaaaagctccagttgTGCATATGGAAAGGGCTATTCATGAGCCAAG caaagaaggtAGTGGGAAGGATATGAGTGACTCAGAGTCTGAGGCAGAACCAGAGACTCCTGCTCCTGCTGCTCCTGGAAAAGGAAAGGGAAAAATAGCTCCAAAGGAACAAAGCAGTAAGCAGAAAGAGCAAACTGGTAAACCATCTGGCAAAAAGgctaaaactggcaaaaagtctACAGCTGAGTCTGGTACTACTGCTGTCACTGAGTTAGCAGCTGGGCCTATTGTTCCTTTGACACCCGGAACTGAATTGGCTGCTGCAATTCTTCAAACCTTGAGTGACAAACCTGTCAAGCCCAAAAAGCTGAAAATGGCtgctccaaaaccaatcagaAGTTCCA